The DNA segment CTTAGACGTAGGAGCattgcaacatgttgctttcaTGGACAATGCATCAGTTGAAGATTTAGAGAAAAATCTCGCCAAATATGAAAGATCTCGCTTCCTTCTAGACAAAAAGTTAGGAATGCATAATGCTTCAATCGAACAGCCtgtccaaaaaataaatgtagtagATACTTTAGAGAAGAAATTGAACGATCTGAGTATTGTGGTGAAAAATTTGAGTAGAAATGTAGGTCAATCACAAAATCCCAATCCTAATAGACAGTTTGGAAATAGGAGCGGAAACTTTTCCCCACACGAAACAAATCAGAACAACTTCCAAAGACAAccttattcaaacaataataattacaatgatcGCGACAGAAACACACAATCACATAATCCTAATCCTAATAGACAGTTTGGAAATAGGAGCGGAAACGTCTTCCCACACGAAACAAATCAGAACAATTTCCAAAGACAACCttatacaaacaataattacacaCAATCAACATCAGTCAATTACAGGACACCAATCAACCCTAATAGGACTAGATTCTGTACATACTGTAAGAGGAATAATCACTGGAAAGAcgattgttttttcttatcaaaaaCTCGAATACAGGATCCCGAGCCTAGACGAATCGGATATGAACTTGGGATCcggatttgaaaaacaaagcgctgaatttccatttgataattattctccaaattcaattgataaagaagaaatcacatgtaatataatatcttcTGTATCAATGAAAGATGAACAATCCAAAGCGATAGAATTTGTCAGGCAGTTTTTTCTCAATGCcaataataatcagttatacTCAAATGAAAGTGAAATTAATTGCTCTAACGAAATAGAAAGTGAAACCAACTTCAAACAGCTATTGTCTTCCGAAATGCATGCTCAGCACGAACTTGGAATGAATGGATCATTGACTAAAGAGAGAAGAATTCAAGTCCCAGTACTTACtattaatggaaaattcaaaggAAAAGATGTATCAATTACCATTGACACCGGTACGAACGTAAACATAGTTCAAAAAATCTTTTAAGTAGCGATGAtctaaaacatttgaaaaatagtagtaTTGCTTTATCGGTAGCTAATGGTTCATTAATGCCGATCACAGGAATGATCTCGAGTGAAATTCAAATACATGACAGGAAATTCGaagtaaatttagtaatttctgAAGACTTACAGGCCGATATTATTGTTGGAAATTCCTTcttctcaaaatataaaatgaaattagattATGAGAATAACATCATTTCAATGACCGATAATGGTAAAATAGTCGAATTAGACATGGATAAAGAGTGGATTTGTACATTAAATAGATTACACAACGATTctgaaacaaatattacaaaagaagtcTGCATACCCAATCCCGTAAATTTCGTCAAATGTGCTCTTGAAACAATAATCCCCGCTCAAAAAGACGTGAAGGTCAATCTAACACAAAAATTGCTCAAAGTATCCCATTTTACTCCAAATGAatcgttattacataataaaaaattgcatgTGCTTTGGAATGAGGATGATTTTGAAACAAACATGAGTGAAATTAGAATTTTGAATCTAGGAAGGCAAGATATAAGATTGTTGCATGAAACTATTATTGGTGAAATTGAAGGAGAAGTTTGTAATTACGACGAATCTGTTTCATTAGTAGACTCTGTTCTATTCGATGGAGGGGGTTGtgaaatagatattaataaagATCTTACACCAGAGCAAAATTCCAAAGCGAAAAGACTcatcaataaatacaaacacCTATTTTCAACAAACGAAATTGATTTCGAGGAAGCGAAATTACCCGAATACAAGTTCAAACTTACAGATTACACACCCATTGCTAAGTCACCGTACAGATTACCTATCGCTCAAAGAACAGAAATAGACAGACAAGTAGAGTTATTGATAAAAGCAGGAATAGTTTGTGAAACCCAGAGTCATTATGCTTCTCCCGCATTTTTAGTTACTAAAAAAGACGGTGGATTCAGATTGGTTGTAGACTATAAAATGTTGAACGAGAAAATATTACCGGATAGATATCCCCTTCCCCTTcttcaaacaatttttgattCTCTTGACAATTCGGATTACTTTTCCACCCTAGATATCAGACAAGCATTTTTCCAACAGCCATTACACGAAGATTGTCGAAAATATGTAGCATTTGCAACTCATAAAGGGCTGTACACGTTCAAAAGACTACCTTTTGGTCTTAGAACATCTCCAAATGCTTTCCAACGAGCAATCAACCAagtattcaatgattatttgtataGAGGAGTTTTGATTTACTTGGACGATATCATTAGCTATGGAGAATCATTTGATAAGCAATATCAACAGCtcgagaaaaccttgaaaagaTTGCAAGACGTAGGACTAAAATTGAATACATCTAAATGTCACTTCTTCTACCGAAAAATTAAAGTACTTGGACACACTGTCTCAAAGGAAGGGATACAACCCGCTTCCGAAACCTTGGAAGCTATCGAAAAATACCCTATACCCAAAACTGTCAAAGATGTCAGAGCATTTCTTGGTCTTAGTGGATTTTAccgaaaattcattcaaaactacGCTATAATTGCAAGACCCTTAACAAATCTGATATCTAAAAATAACGAGAATAAACAATCACTTGGGAAGAAGATCAGCAGAACGCATTCTCGGAAATAAAAAGCAAACTTTTATCACAACCCGTActtcatcattttaataatgataaggaGGTAGTGGTACACACAGATGCTTCTCGAGTTGGAATAGGGGGCATTATCTCGCAGCCTGATGACAATGGAAAATTACATCCAGTAGCTTTTGTTTCCAGAAAACTGACAAAACATGAAGAAAATTGGGCAGTAGGAGAGATTGAACTTCTATCAATAGTGTATTGTGTAAATTATTTCAGACAATACTTAATTGGCCGATTGTTTACAATCTACACAGATCATGCTAGTTTACAATActataaaacttggaaaaaccCCAGTATTCGAGTCAGTAAGTTACTTATGAAATTAACGGAGTTCACGTTCGATTTGAAATATAAACCAGGAGCCCAAATGCACGTACCTGATGCCCTGAGTAGATATCCACTAGAGAAGGATATAACTGATCTCACAAAGGACGAAAACTACAATATATTCGAAATAGAAGAAATAGACATAAAGACTTTACAGAAAAATGATGAgagtataagaaaaatatatgatGCAATACGAAACCCTAATCATAGTGATACAGCTACGATTAGAAAGGCGAGAAAATACACGATCGAAAAAGACATTGTCTATCTGAAGAAATTTGATGGGCATACCAATCAATTGAAACTTCTCGTACCCCGAtctcttatcaataaaatcctTGAAACATTCCATGATGATTCCTTAACAGGTGGACATACCGGCATTTATAAAACCCATGAGAAAATATCATCGAAATATTATTGGGAAAATATGTATGAAAACATTGCGAATTATGTAAGATCATGTAAAAATTGCCAAGAGAGAAAAACCCCTACTACGAAGCCTCAAGGTTTCTTATCACCCATCAAGTGTGATAGTAAGCCTTTCTCAAGTATCATGATGGACTACATCGGTCCGTTAGAGAGCTCAATGGGCTATTCATACATTCTAACGATTGTTGACTTAACGACCCGATATATTTTAGCTGAACCTTGTAAACACGCCGACGCAAATAATACCACTAAATGCTTATGGAAATTAATATACCGATTTGGCGTTCCAAAAGAAGTTCGATCCGATAGAGGTAcacattttgtaaaaaaaagtCGATGACCTTATGGTTGAGCTTGGAATCAAACACATATTAGGATCATCAAGTCACCACCAAAGTCAAGGTCTGGCCGAAAGAGCCAACCGGACAATTCAAGAGATGCTAACAGCTTACGTAGCCGATAATAGGAAATTGTGGGTACAAATGCTGCCGAAAGTTTTATTCGCATACAATACTTCGAAACAATGCTCTTTGAAATATACACCTTTTTTCTTATTGCACGGTTTTGAAGCCACTACTCCTTTAGATTTGAAAATCTTTCCCGAAAATGACGACGTCACTTATCATTTAGACGCGAGATTAGCAAATCTTAAAGAAGTGCGAGAACAGATACCATCAATCTTATCAGATGCACAAGAAAAACAGAAATACTATTACGATAGGAATAGAACAGATTGCATTTTTGAACCAGGAGATTTAGTTATGGTCCACGATCCTGATGTAAGACAAGGACAGTCTAGGAAATtagtcaaaaaatattcaggCCCATATGAAGTAGTAAAGAAAGTAACAGATGAAGTCTATGAGATATTTTTTCCGCTACGAGGTACTTATAAAAATGTAGCTTTTCatgtagataaattgaaaaaatttcatACGAGATCCCATCAATTAagtgtttattgttttattgtctaaCTGTATTCTTTATTCCAGCACTTTTCTTTATGCTAGCAATTATACCTCGCTCATCCTAAATCTTTGcctttcattaatttaaaagacaattgatgagaagaaatcgagatgaaacattcatgtaatttatttattttccaaatcattgaaaaacaatatcatgcttacaactgaattttagagaattttgtttGCGAGATCAGTATTGACTTGTGAAGCGATCAAATCCATTTTCTCACGACTAAATATCGAGATGATTCTCAAATCACAATAGTATgcagttttcaatcaatcaattaattgattGGATTTCTACTtcgatgaaacaatgaaatataattgagctCTGATAGACAATTTTACTAGACATTCTAACgatgattcattattaaaagATGTGAATTGTTCTCACGtttttgtttatgaatgaatgctatttgaaaatcatcaaatacgaTTTatgcttgaatattattttcttgactcgtatgtaataaaatgtttctcttTTTCAGAAACGGATGAttcttgatataataatttatttatttataagattatttatgtgaaaacgtatattttaataacaatattatctgtattgatgttaatgaaataatcaattccagTAGTGATTACGATTGGAATATAAGAAATAGCTATTAATTTGACCATTTACATAATCTATTTGTAGGGTTTTTGGGGattttactagtaattattgtttataaaattgatatcttATACGAACTGTTCATTGATAGATTAATATAGAGTACTaactgatataatatttttaaaatgaataccataatactttgttccttagcatttgtagaaatatgttgTACGGTATTGTCTCAAGAAATTTCTCTTTTTCACGGAGCTCTATTTAAAGAAATTCACAATGTAGTATTTTACGAGTCCACAGTTCCAATAACATTCAGTATTCCTAGGTCAAATCCTTTATTTGTTATGAGGAACCTTCTGAGTACTCCTTTAAAAATTGACTCATGTCCTTTCCCTTCCTCATCGGAGTGTGCAGTATTTGATCAGATTCATCGAACGGAGCTGCAACTTCTACAACTACAAGACGGCATTTACATTGGCAGCGATGACGACAACACTCCAGCTGAGAGCGAAAATCGACTACCACGCCGCGAACGCTCTATCGATACGATCGGGGCGGTCCTAAACTGGTGTTGCGGAGTAGCTACCGACGAAGAATTGGGCGCATACGTGAAAACCGAAACCGACATCACTTCTCATCTCAGTAATCTTCAAGACTTCGTTCACGCTGAACATGTCGAATTGATAGACAACACACGCAAGATGAACGGCATGGCAGAGAACGTGAAGAAAGTATTGAACAACATGAAGCATGACCTTATTCTTTGGCAAGAATCATTCACCCAACAGAATAAGTTTCAGAAAGGGAATACTACAACCGATGTACTGAAAACACAACTGAGGACTACTATTTTCATGTATATGATGACTCTATCTAACAACTACAATGAAATCGACATGAGATGCTACAATCAACAACTTTCTCATCACGTCATTTCAAAAGAAGACCTAAACAATCGACTTCAAGAACtcgaaaagaaaataaacaagagaAACTTCACCATATCAACAAAAGACAACGATAAAATTCGAAACTTGAAACTAACATCCTGCAGAAAATCCGACAACGAACTATTGGTTACCCTCAAAATaccaataaagaagaaaaattcaactatttcattATTCCACCTGCAATCTATCCCGCTTCATTGGAATGGTCATACCTGCCGTTTGACCTCCCAACATCACCTGATActtagagaagaaaataaactgCAAATCCTGTCAGATGACGAAGAAGACGATTGCCAGTTCAAGCAGAAAGGCCTCTGCTTGATTCCGAGGAAAAAGATGTCGAACTCCGCCACCCAAGCCACTTGTCTCCACCTTCTAACATCAGAAGCAGACGTATCGGAGCTACGAGAAGTCTGCAAATTTGATTGTAAAGCAACTGACAATCAAACCCTAATCACTCGCCTACGAGAAGACACCTTCCTATTCCACAACACCGGCAAAAAGACGACAATTCGCTGTAAAAACTCAACAACTGAGGTCCCAAGCAACAGTCCAGGAACCCTATCACTCCACATCCCTTGCAACTGCGAACTTCAAGACGACAACGGCGACGTACTGATAAGCACTCTTTATCCTTGCGACTCCCGTTCCCATCCTTCTCCAgctattaataacttaattcctcACATGTGgacaaatttatctaaattgagCATCCCAATTTTTAAACATGAGACTCTGCCTCAGTACTTAAACCTTTCGGAAATCTTAAATGAAAATTggcacttgaatttttcaaaatttgaagagcaCAACTCATTCTCAGAAGACATTTTCCATCATGTTGAAATGCCAAATAACTTTGATTTGTTAGGGGTGAACAATAAActgatcatttatattattattgtctggcAAACACTGATAACTGttatattcttgtatttatgtcttcaaaattatattaagaaGAAAGCAAATCAACTGAGAGTCCCGAAACGTACTCCAATTGTGGACTACCCACAGGAGCTTTAAGAATATATTGTGTTTTAGTAAAGTAGtatgtaatgaaatcattaaaataatgggtTAGGATATAGGAAActatgcaaataataattacttattcaCTATTATTGTATCCATTTACTCTTTTATGCTAtcgattcaaatattttcccagattagaagataaactatttcaattattattattattcttattttcaaggtccacaatattattttgcttacTCGAATACTATTCGGACTTGATGTTTAATTTTTGcattatgattcaattttattactttcgtagattttgtaggtttaattttattcatcaatataattgaaattttttccattcaattcttattcagatatgaatgtattgaattgttgatttgaagttgattgatgtgttaggctaagtttgatttttatgaattagttcactataatgtaatttatatcaCTTGCATTTAGCTTATGAATTGGCACTCACATAGATTTAAGGTATTCATTGAAAGTTATGTTACATATAAATAtccaattagaataatattgtgaataataataataattttagcttGCGGTAATTTtgactttaatttttgaaatattattgaaatgtgtaaAAATTAACTTAGAGAGATGCCGTTTTTTCGATAACTTCGGGTCGAAGTTTAGGGGGACCCGGggatgtaatagaactacataatttttattatttgtcatgaattttcacaatgaatagataaattgttgacgacggtgaaaattcatgacaagtaaaattatggaaaaaatgagaggctctagtcagtcggttacgaggacgggacctggagctatctactgcagataatcgggcccggctctacccttcttttccgagacaccattttcctggttcagtgagttcagtgagctaatattatcaattttattattatatattattcatctttttattgaaggcaaatcctgtaattattctattgtttttttaaaaagttttctcaatattatttttatttaagtttccagtttcattttgagttacaatttgattaaatcgattacttagttctccaaaatataactgttttgtttattattttaaaatatagttcctttctcatgagttatagagttagatcaatttaacctctcgcaagccaagcgattcccctattataaattgttaccataatgtctagggttgttctcacaaccttataataccatcactccaccatacataatataaccccaaAATACACCTATTTTAAATACCCCATTACAGTGTATATTGTATTTAACTGTGCTAACATGCATACTCAAAATTTTCTCTGAAGCTGAATAATATAAACTATGTACCTCACCAAGAAATATCTTCTTTGTTTATATTAGATTAAtcttcttcatcaacacgaGTGAGTtagtgaaataaataataataatcagtgtTCAAAcccaaataataattttttataagctcaactttgaaaaattaaatgctTTTAATGTGAAAATcttgactaaaaaaataaacaacatcaatgaaaccaattatttcttgttataatttcatcaaataagtatttttattgaaatgcaaaaaaataatttcaaattaaaaggTTTACATGCTGGAGTATATAGATCATATGATTTATTACATactgtacatatttttatctagataataaacatttttacaGGTCTAGAACTACTTTTATTGCTGTAAATTAGTTGGttaattaaaaagttttttcaattttcttttttttttaaattctatagCTATGCAAGGTCAACGATTAGCACGTAAgttttgttacaaattttaaacTTTTGCTTCTAATATaacttaaaattaataattaaatattattgaaaagacgAATTCATTATACAAAATCGCCTGACTTGGCCACAATCCATTATTTTTGGTTTACCTATTtcagtttattcaattattgaaagaattaaaatattttgccaaaaatgtttggaaaatattatcGAATTAAATTATGCGAaatgtcaagtttttaaaaataataaataaatgcacTCAATTCATTTACACATAGGTATAATGCACTATTTAAAGCCACATTTGTCTAATTATCTGTAgatatgttttatttattgcaaTTACCTTTGTGAATttcttttaatttgaaaaaaaatataatattcattatattggATTTATATTTGTCttctattttgtatttttttcaatacacaaatataataattgtcgTTATTTTATCTCCTTAGCCACTTACCATAATAGAAATCAGCATTAAATAACagtgaattattgtattttaggTAATGCTTCAAATTacattatacattttttcattatagtgatatgaagtttgtaataattttagcatacaagcatatatttcatattatgttgatcaaatctggttgaggtattgaatttagttggctcaatgactgactactctatatgcttcctcatctgagcttagaccttcttacctattacaatgtaagttctTAAAATAGaaatgcttcccatgttatttaaattgagtcacttttcctccctagggagtttttcagtcttttactaccgagagcgaaaaagtgacactttagtattatgttgctgggagtaaagtaagtactttagacagtaccttaggtggaggaaaatattttttcatattccatgctattcaaaataccagccaacgaatattcctaataaattattcaaatttaaaacgggaacttcattatagctgtagttgtggcggccattgttgttacaacttttgccgacagttAGCGCTgacggcggagaactgtgattacaagccagctgtttctgttcactttttagattatgttgtaacacattgtttggtcacatacgttttcaaaaaaaaattttatctGCAGTTTTTATAAACGCAGTGGCTACAGTTACAGTAACCATAGCTCCAGTTTGCGTTCCGGTAAAGTTATGACTTCATTTGCACATGCGCTAACAAACTTCGTTTGTCACAGCACTCATTACCGGAGCTTACCTTGTCTAAATACAGCATTGTACTCCCTATATATATCCATATACGCATTACGATGCTGTATTTGGACAAGGTAAGCTTAGTGCGTATATATGCGGATGTATGGTGTAGCACATCTGAATAgagcataattattatattagagCAGCTGAAAATTGAACACCAACTAAAACTGAAAGTATCACTTCTGAagatgtttcaaattcaaattgtaaaTTTGAATTGCCTTGcctttaaatttgaatttaccTTGTCTAAATACAGCATTGTACTCcctatatatacagagtgtttcagaagtagtgtcgagaattttagggta comes from the Nilaparvata lugens isolate BPH chromosome 1, ASM1435652v1, whole genome shotgun sequence genome and includes:
- the LOC120353315 gene encoding uncharacterized protein LOC120353315 translates to MSSSSSSDSEQSPSEFEVSLLRLPIDLKVKSLDKSELLELGKQLGIHIPQSVNIEYLRFAVDLAKKVCIYVDHDSGARDALSRLLKLGSLSQRDRIIFPMLADYERIVGKLGRNQEHIYDTVAPDNLANILIPENNMAGNDKRPFAKPESYGGTKSEDFNEWLKTFNRAAKINKWDEDDKILYLPLYLKKTALAIFDIFSDKNENATFLDAVGHLKSKLVDPVHEETTRQKLENRNKLPTETYTEYTADIIKLCHILEPQMSEKRIVGYVLRGLDVGALQHVAFMDNASVEDLEKNLAKYERSRFLLDKKLGMHNASILSDDEEDDCQFKQKGLCLIPRKKMSNSATQATCLHLLTSEADVSELREVCKFDCKATDNQTLITRLREDTFLFHNTGKKTTIRCKNSTTEVPSNSPGTLSLHIPCNCELQDDNGDVLISTLYPCDSRSHPSPAINNLIPHMWTNLSKLSIPIFKHETLPQYLNLSEILNENWHLNFSKFEEHNSFSEDIFHHVEMPNNFDLLGVNNKLIIYIIIVWQTLITVIFLYLCLQNYIKKKANQLRVPKRTPIVDYPQEL